In Panacibacter ginsenosidivorans, the following proteins share a genomic window:
- a CDS encoding amidohydrolase family protein, protein MHKFLTGSAILAGLFLLFSAQTEAGYFPFSPKDHNTADSTKKDTTKYSEFKSLPLKPVRKISYSTNEGSWMSLDVSPDGSSIAFDLMGDIYTMPITGGKATAITKGLAYDVHPRYSPDGKKLLFISDRSGADNVWYIDMAKQDTVQVTSDQNQYFPDACWTPDGQYIVFSKGRRNIKLYMAHMKSGSGIQLIAEPSTLKTIDPAVSPDGRYIYFSTRNGAWKYNALLPQYEIGVYDREKGTVNTITSRYGSGFTPVLSKDGKWLVYGSRYEDKTGLVIRDLKSGDEKWLAYPVQRDEQESIAPLGVLPAMCFTPDSKALIASYGGRFYKIPIDGTVPTEIPFTANVELELGPKLEFKYPVSDTAYQQSTQIRDATPSPDGKRLAFTVLNRLYVMDYPAGVPKRVTNNDFTEAEPAWSPDGSAIVFTTWNADGGNIYKATVGTKGTTLQKLTNETGLYQNLIFTLKGDKIVFIRSKTRAYKDAYGPGYDGSEDELCWIAPGGGEITKIYNTLGKYNPHFIKGEDSRIYLNDGNGNLISINWEGTDEKRVAHITGITSYGSIPSKMGRPDPSKMQCILPDVEDESAKELNLPAAASWITMSPTGVWAIAQINNNIYVVTIPKTGKTDEISVASADNAEFPARKLTDIGGEFPFWQADGKTVHWSLGSTHFSYDVEKAQFFDDSLKEAKKAEDKKAADSIARLNADSSLKKAADSLKKIQDSIKAKDTTIKKNEKKEEPKYKAQEVDVKVFFKKDIPQGTILFKNARIVTMKGDEVIENGDILVENNRIKAVGKSGSISAPSGAKIMDVSGKTIIPGFVDPHSHMWPNWGIHKNQIWMYATNLAYGVTTTRDPQTSTTDVLTYGDMVDAGMMTGPRIYSTGPGVGYWFYNVKDSSQAEDILEQYSKYFHTKYIKMYLTGNRKQREWIITAARHQQLMPTTEGGLDFKLNMTNMLDGYPGHEHALPIYPLYSDVWKAISQAHMIVTPTLLVSYGGPFGENYFWTREVPYHDPKVQHFFAYEELASKTRRVGGSFPYANAGWSMDEEQVFPKHAKNMKALVDAGGMVGVGSHGEFQGLGYHWELWALQSGGMRTIDALKCATILGAEGLGLDKDLGSIEVGKLADMIVLDKNPLENIRNTNSIQYVMKNGRLYDGNTCDEVYPQQRKLNLSEWQYDRPTINTTVKE, encoded by the coding sequence ATGCATAAATTCTTAACCGGCTCTGCTATTTTAGCAGGGTTATTCTTATTGTTTAGTGCACAAACGGAAGCAGGTTATTTTCCTTTTAGTCCAAAAGATCATAATACTGCAGATTCCACCAAAAAAGACACGACAAAATATTCGGAATTTAAAAGTCTTCCGCTGAAGCCCGTTCGCAAGATCAGCTACTCAACCAATGAAGGTTCGTGGATGAGTCTGGATGTTAGTCCTGATGGCAGCAGTATTGCATTTGACCTGATGGGCGATATTTATACCATGCCCATTACCGGTGGTAAAGCAACTGCTATTACAAAAGGCCTGGCGTATGATGTGCATCCGCGCTATAGTCCTGATGGCAAGAAATTATTATTCATCTCAGACAGAAGCGGGGCGGATAATGTATGGTACATAGATATGGCAAAGCAGGATACTGTGCAGGTTACCAGCGACCAGAACCAATACTTTCCTGATGCATGCTGGACGCCCGATGGGCAATACATTGTTTTTAGCAAAGGGCGACGCAATATAAAATTATATATGGCGCACATGAAAAGCGGCAGCGGTATTCAACTGATTGCAGAGCCCTCTACTTTGAAAACGATTGACCCTGCAGTGAGTCCTGACGGACGGTATATTTATTTCTCTACCAGGAATGGTGCGTGGAAATATAATGCCTTGCTTCCGCAGTATGAGATTGGAGTGTATGACAGGGAAAAAGGAACGGTGAATACTATTACATCACGATATGGTTCAGGGTTTACACCGGTGCTTTCTAAAGATGGCAAATGGCTGGTGTATGGAAGCCGTTATGAAGACAAGACAGGACTTGTGATACGCGACCTGAAATCAGGTGATGAAAAATGGCTTGCTTATCCTGTGCAACGCGATGAGCAGGAATCCATAGCACCACTTGGTGTATTACCTGCCATGTGTTTTACGCCCGACAGTAAAGCGTTGATTGCTTCTTATGGCGGACGTTTTTATAAAATACCAATTGACGGTACTGTACCAACAGAAATTCCATTTACTGCGAATGTTGAACTGGAACTGGGTCCGAAACTTGAATTCAAATATCCTGTATCAGATACTGCATACCAACAATCAACACAGATTAGAGATGCAACACCATCACCGGATGGTAAACGTCTTGCTTTTACTGTACTAAATCGTTTGTATGTAATGGACTATCCCGCTGGTGTTCCCAAACGGGTAACCAATAATGATTTTACAGAAGCAGAACCCGCATGGAGCCCTGATGGCTCTGCAATCGTATTTACTACATGGAATGCAGATGGTGGGAATATTTACAAAGCTACGGTAGGAACGAAAGGGACAACATTACAAAAACTTACCAATGAAACCGGACTGTATCAAAATCTTATTTTCACACTGAAAGGTGATAAGATCGTTTTTATCCGCAGTAAAACAAGAGCATACAAAGATGCCTATGGTCCCGGCTACGATGGCAGTGAAGATGAACTTTGCTGGATAGCACCGGGTGGGGGAGAGATCACAAAAATATATAACACTTTAGGTAAGTATAATCCGCATTTTATAAAAGGAGAGGATTCAAGGATATACCTGAATGATGGAAACGGAAATCTTATTTCTATAAACTGGGAGGGAACTGATGAAAAAAGAGTTGCACATATCACTGGTATCACGTCTTATGGAAGCATCCCTTCAAAAATGGGCAGGCCAGACCCATCTAAAATGCAATGTATTCTGCCTGATGTTGAGGATGAAAGTGCAAAGGAATTGAACTTACCTGCTGCTGCTTCATGGATCACTATGTCGCCAACAGGTGTTTGGGCAATTGCTCAGATCAACAATAATATTTATGTTGTAACCATTCCTAAAACAGGTAAAACAGATGAAATATCCGTAGCATCTGCAGATAATGCAGAATTTCCTGCACGCAAGCTTACGGATATTGGTGGTGAATTTCCCTTCTGGCAGGCAGATGGCAAAACAGTGCACTGGAGTTTGGGTAGCACCCATTTTTCTTATGATGTGGAAAAAGCACAATTCTTCGATGACAGTCTTAAAGAGGCAAAGAAAGCTGAAGATAAAAAAGCTGCGGATTCAATTGCAAGATTAAATGCAGACTCCTCGCTTAAGAAAGCAGCTGATTCATTAAAGAAGATCCAGGATTCGATAAAAGCCAAGGACACTACGATAAAGAAAAATGAAAAAAAGGAAGAGCCGAAATATAAAGCGCAGGAAGTGGATGTAAAAGTGTTCTTTAAAAAAGATATACCACAGGGAACTATCTTGTTTAAGAATGCACGCATTGTAACTATGAAGGGCGATGAGGTAATTGAAAATGGTGACATCCTTGTCGAGAACAACCGGATAAAAGCAGTTGGAAAAAGTGGCTCAATATCAGCACCGTCCGGTGCTAAGATCATGGATGTCTCTGGTAAAACAATCATACCAGGCTTTGTTGACCCACACTCTCACATGTGGCCAAACTGGGGCATACATAAAAACCAGATTTGGATGTATGCAACCAATCTTGCTTATGGGGTTACCACCACAAGAGATCCGCAAACATCAACCACTGATGTATTAACTTATGGTGATATGGTTGATGCAGGCATGATGACCGGTCCAAGAATTTATTCAACAGGTCCCGGTGTGGGTTATTGGTTTTATAATGTAAAAGATTCATCGCAGGCAGAAGATATACTGGAGCAATACAGCAAATACTTTCACACAAAGTATATAAAAATGTATCTAACCGGTAACCGTAAGCAACGTGAGTGGATCATTACTGCAGCGCGTCACCAGCAACTGATGCCTACAACAGAAGGCGGCCTTGATTTTAAATTGAACATGACCAACATGCTTGATGGTTATCCTGGTCATGAGCATGCCTTACCAATTTATCCTTTGTATAGTGATGTGTGGAAAGCCATCTCGCAGGCACACATGATCGTTACACCAACATTGCTTGTCTCTTATGGTGGGCCATTTGGCGAAAATTATTTCTGGACAAGAGAAGTGCCTTATCATGATCCAAAAGTGCAGCACTTTTTTGCTTATGAAGAACTTGCTTCAAAAACAAGAAGAGTGGGTGGTTCATTCCCTTATGCAAATGCAGGATGGAGTATGGATGAAGAGCAGGTATTTCCTAAACATGCAAAGAATATGAAAGCGCTTGTAGACGCAGGGGGTATGGTTGGCGTAGGCAGTCACGGCGAGTTTCAGGGGCTTGGTTACCATTGGGAATTGTGGGCGCTACAAAGTGGTGGCATGCGTACTATAGATGCATTGAAATGCGCTACCATACTTGGTGCAGAAGGATTGGGGCTTGATAAAGATCTTGGCAGCATTGAAGTAGGCAAGCTTGCAGATATGATCGTTCTTGACAAAAACCCATTGGAAAATATCCGCAACACGAACAGTATTCAGTATGTAATGAAGAATGGAAGATTGTATGATGGTAATACCTGTGATGAGGTTTACCCGCAACAACGCAAGCTGAATTTAAGCGAATGGCAATACGACAGGCCAACAATTAATACAACTGTAAAAGAATAA